A genome region from Tenebrio molitor chromosome 4, icTenMoli1.1, whole genome shotgun sequence includes the following:
- the LOC138128727 gene encoding uncharacterized protein isoform X1, with translation MDMEDDNAIIAASAALLTLSCGLLLLQWKKKERMKRRKRRWWMISVNKSRLRYNGSDLLGDLRKEPSGKFENFSRMSTEDFDYLLNKIKLQITKKDTVLRKAISAEERFAVTLRFLATGDSFQSLGYLFKISPQVISNIVPEVCNALISVLKDEIKLPKTSQEWLTIAKGFEELWNFPHCLGALDGKHIVIQSPFNSGSEYYNYKTSFSVVLMAAVDANYCLIYAEVGCQGRISDGGVFKHTVLYDKLEREHLEIPLDAPLIIDHERTLLPFLFVADDAFPLRRNIMKPYPGVHSKGSTQRIFNYRLSRARRIVENAFGILASVFRVFRKPMLLQPNKVSIITMTCILLHNFLRRSKTSSTRYTPQGTLDVEIEGRAIPGSWREDQTEMSSFLPLTRIARKPSMEAKTIRDKFAEYFNTSGKIEWQDKYC, from the exons ATGGATATGGAGGATGATAATGCGATTATTGCGGCAAGCGCCGCTCTTTTAACATTGTCTTGTGGGCTATTATTATTGCAGTGGAAAAAAAAGGAAAGGAtgaagagaagaaaaagaagatgGTGGATGATTTCTGTTAACAAAAGTAGATTGAG gTATAATGGTTCTGATCTTTTAGGCGATCTCCGTAAGGAACCTTCgggaaaatttgaaaacttctCCCGAATGTCGACAGAAGATTTCGATtacttattaaataaaattaaactgcAGATTACAAAAAAGGATACTGTTTTAAGAAAAGCTATTTCTGCTGAGGAACGATTCGCCGTTACTTTGAGATTTTTAGCAACGGGGGATAGTTTTCAAAGCCTTGGATATCTTTTCAAAATCTCTCCTCAGGTGATATCAAATATTGTGCCGGAAGTCTGCAACGCTCTCATCTCTGTGTTAAAGGACGAAATAAAG CTTCCAAAAACTTCGCAAGAATGGTTGACAATAGCAAAGGGATTCGAAGAATTGTGGAACTTTCCTCATTGTCTGGGTGCTCTAGATGGGAAACATATAGTAATTCAATCACCATTCAATAGTGGTTCGGagtattataattataaaacttCGTTTAGCGTTGTTCTCATGGCGGCTGTTGATGCTAATTACTGTTTAATATATGCCGAAGTTGGATGCCAAGGCAGAATTAGCGATGGTGGAGTGTTCAAACACACGGTTTTGTATGACAAACTGGAACGAGAACATCTCGAAATTCCACTGGACGCACCTTTAATAATAGATCACGAGCGGACACTTCTACCTTTCCTATTCGTTGCAGATGACGCTTTTCCGCTTCGCCGAAATATCATGAAGCCCTATCCAGGAGTTCACTCCAAAGGAAGTACACAacgtatttttaattataggcTGTCGCGAGCTCGTCGCATTGTGGAAAATGCATTTGGTATTCTAGCTTCAGTTTTTCGCGTGTTTAGGAAACCAATGTTACTACAGCCGAACAAAGTGTCTATTATTACAATGACCTGTATTCTTTTACACAACTTTTTGCGAAGAAGTAAAACGTCATCAACTCGTTACACCCCCCAAGGTACACTTGATGTTGAAATAGAGGGTCGAGCAATTCCTGGCTCCTGGCGAGAAGACCAAACAGAAATGTCATCTTTTCTACCACTTACCAGAATTGCTAGAAAACCTTCAATGGAAGCAAAAACAATCCGCGATAAATTTGCAGAATATTTTAACACATCTGGGAAAATTGAATGGCAAGACAAATATTGTTAA
- the LOC138128727 gene encoding uncharacterized protein isoform X2, whose product MSTEDFDYLLNKIKLQITKKDTVLRKAISAEERFAVTLRFLATGDSFQSLGYLFKISPQVISNIVPEVCNALISVLKDEIKLPKTSQEWLTIAKGFEELWNFPHCLGALDGKHIVIQSPFNSGSEYYNYKTSFSVVLMAAVDANYCLIYAEVGCQGRISDGGVFKHTVLYDKLEREHLEIPLDAPLIIDHERTLLPFLFVADDAFPLRRNIMKPYPGVHSKGSTQRIFNYRLSRARRIVENAFGILASVFRVFRKPMLLQPNKVSIITMTCILLHNFLRRSKTSSTRYTPQGTLDVEIEGRAIPGSWREDQTEMSSFLPLTRIARKPSMEAKTIRDKFAEYFNTSGKIEWQDKYC is encoded by the exons ATGTCGACAGAAGATTTCGATtacttattaaataaaattaaactgcAGATTACAAAAAAGGATACTGTTTTAAGAAAAGCTATTTCTGCTGAGGAACGATTCGCCGTTACTTTGAGATTTTTAGCAACGGGGGATAGTTTTCAAAGCCTTGGATATCTTTTCAAAATCTCTCCTCAGGTGATATCAAATATTGTGCCGGAAGTCTGCAACGCTCTCATCTCTGTGTTAAAGGACGAAATAAAG CTTCCAAAAACTTCGCAAGAATGGTTGACAATAGCAAAGGGATTCGAAGAATTGTGGAACTTTCCTCATTGTCTGGGTGCTCTAGATGGGAAACATATAGTAATTCAATCACCATTCAATAGTGGTTCGGagtattataattataaaacttCGTTTAGCGTTGTTCTCATGGCGGCTGTTGATGCTAATTACTGTTTAATATATGCCGAAGTTGGATGCCAAGGCAGAATTAGCGATGGTGGAGTGTTCAAACACACGGTTTTGTATGACAAACTGGAACGAGAACATCTCGAAATTCCACTGGACGCACCTTTAATAATAGATCACGAGCGGACACTTCTACCTTTCCTATTCGTTGCAGATGACGCTTTTCCGCTTCGCCGAAATATCATGAAGCCCTATCCAGGAGTTCACTCCAAAGGAAGTACACAacgtatttttaattataggcTGTCGCGAGCTCGTCGCATTGTGGAAAATGCATTTGGTATTCTAGCTTCAGTTTTTCGCGTGTTTAGGAAACCAATGTTACTACAGCCGAACAAAGTGTCTATTATTACAATGACCTGTATTCTTTTACACAACTTTTTGCGAAGAAGTAAAACGTCATCAACTCGTTACACCCCCCAAGGTACACTTGATGTTGAAATAGAGGGTCGAGCAATTCCTGGCTCCTGGCGAGAAGACCAAACAGAAATGTCATCTTTTCTACCACTTACCAGAATTGCTAGAAAACCTTCAATGGAAGCAAAAACAATCCGCGATAAATTTGCAGAATATTTTAACACATCTGGGAAAATTGAATGGCAAGACAAATATTGTTAA